One region of Chanodichthys erythropterus isolate Z2021 chromosome 24, ASM2448905v1, whole genome shotgun sequence genomic DNA includes:
- the fam185a gene encoding protein FAM185A, translating into MYCSLCTQSKALVMFACVITQRLRPVVCLGSVQRALISQAVRSFSDAPATTKDLNKPIKQWELLVSPYTKVRCHLGCNISIKPLDPHAFPEADRAFITVHVTDASQTLNVDKFNVHYDDQSNELQILSDEVDSNVTVELTAPIKCDLHIKTKDKGNVKIKNMESDLCHVHTERGHCVLKSVKGHEVQVQSTGGNVTGQKTLHGNVDISTSVDSNIDIMKIQGTTMNLSTEHGDLKVKAIYGESTSLSTSSGNIQIGHVHGEALVRSETGNIAIDSSSGALKVFTAAGNIHAYVGEDGSAELHSQQGAVSVRVASTMKTAVRLCGTSVSISSEIVCQETERTSADGKTTVTAHLNGGLYEEKWIKATADKGAVDLRSQSWFETLRFGAQS; encoded by the exons ATGTACTGTAGTCTTTGCACTCAAAGTAAAGCTTTAGTTATGTTTGCGTGTGTAATTACACAGCGGTTACGTCCCGTTGTGTGTCTGGGCTCAGTGCAGAGAGCTTTGATCTCTCAGGCTGTCCGAAGCTTTTCAGATGCTCCTGCAACTACGAAAGACTTGAATAAACCTATAAAGCAATGGGAATTATTAGTTAGTCCTTACACAAAGGTTAGATGTCATTTAGGCTGTAATATATCCATAAAACCACTGGATCCACATGCTTTTCCTGAAGCTGACCGGGCTTTTATTACTGTGCACGTGACAGATGCGAGTCAAACTCTTAATGTGGACAAATTTAATGTTCATTATGATGATCAAAGCAATGAACTTCAGATTTTGTCCGATGAGGTGGATAGCAATGTCACTGTTGAACTGACAGCACCTATTAAATGTG ATCTCCACATCAAGACCAAAGACAAAGGCAATGTGAAGATCAAGAATATGGAGAGTGACCTCTGTCACGTGCACACAGAGAGAGGACACTGCGTCCTGAAGTCTGTGAAG GGTCATGAGGTTCAAGTTCAGTCCACAGGAGGAAATGTCACTGGACAAAAAACCTTACATGGGAATGTAGATATCAGCACATCTGTGGACAGT AATATCGATATTATGAAAATTCAGGGAACCACCATGAATCTCTCCACAGAACATGGGGATCTGAAAGTGAAGGCCATCTATGGCGAATCCACCTCACTGTCAACTTCCTCCGGGAACATCCAGATTGGCCATGTACACG GTGAAGCTCTTGTTCGCAGTGAAACAGGAAACATCGCCATTG ACAGCTCAAGTGGTGCCCTAAAGGTGTTTACTGCTGCTGGAAACATTCATGCATATGTGGGAGAAGATGGATCTGCAGAACTTCACAGTCAACAAG GAGCTGTTAGTGTGCGTGTGGCCTCCACTATGAAGACAGCAGTGCGGTTGTGTGGAACCTCCGTTAGCATTAGCTCAGAGATAGTATGTCAAGAGACTGAACGTACTTCAGCTGATGGGAAGACAACAGTCACGG CTCATTTGAATGGAGGTTTGTATGAAGAAAAATGGATCAAAGCCACTGCTGATAAAGGTGCTGTGGACCTGAGAAGCCAGAGCTGGTTTGAGACTCTCAGATTTGGAGCTCAGAGTTAA